The Chitinophagales bacterium genome includes a region encoding these proteins:
- a CDS encoding zinc-dependent metalloprotease, with amino-acid sequence MRHIKLFCLVMIGFVFINSTFAQKSKKDKKNKATTTVEETTKKDSTDSKPKPLYKSINEVTKNCKKYDGLFNIYQDTTNGKAYIEVSADKIGKEFIYFAHSMNGVIEAGYVKGGYRDNSIFKVEQYFGNINFRLQNTNFYFDPNNALSKVKDANINSPLFLSEKILAQTDNNYLVSADDLFLSETITQIKRASYPGSSPTEFKLGSLSKDKTNYIAIKNYPENTDVAVEYVYQNPMPLNYGGDEVTDARYVSIKMQHSIIAVPENNYQPRNSDPRVGYFDDKITDQTTTDEIPYRDQIHRWYLEKKDSNAALSEPVKPIVWWIENTTPESFRPIIKEAVLEWNKSFEKAGFKNAVEVYIQPDTASWDAEDIRYNVLRWTSSPRPPFGGYGPSFVNPRTGQILGADIMLEHIFLTNRLIYEKLFDLTSQNEEEHNHNYNQYECMAGQIMNENMATSMAVLTSYGLSDIDKDKFLRQALKDLIMHEVGHTMGLSHNFIASQMNTLEQVYNKDYSTSNGLTASVMDYTVPNIVPEKIGKQSVYFDDQTGHYDDWAIQYGYTVYNSPEAEKIGLQQILSQSIKPEHRFFNDGDDMRSTGKGIDPRVMIYDMSDDAISYAANNTEMMNDAIAKLLDIYGKDTASYQPLRNAFLMLSSRVNTNMTVVSRYIGGVYIDRSFANQNSPNKPYTPVPLATQKKAMSTLAKYLFAPDAFDCQEPVLNYIQYQRRGYLRGTNEDVKLHDRIAGYQDNVLNQLLHPTVTQRIVDASLYGDEYSINDMMTDLTNAIFSADLGKNVNTIRQNLQGLYIEKLLSIIDKDSYSFPVKSAAFAQVNTIEKWMKANTGGDAFTKGHRSNLLHIINDTLSK; translated from the coding sequence ATGAGGCATATAAAACTTTTCTGTCTGGTAATGATTGGTTTCGTATTTATCAATTCAACATTTGCTCAAAAATCAAAAAAAGACAAAAAAAATAAAGCAACAACAACGGTAGAAGAAACTACTAAAAAAGATTCTACTGATAGTAAACCAAAACCTTTATACAAATCAATTAATGAAGTAACTAAAAATTGCAAAAAATACGATGGTTTATTCAACATCTATCAAGACACTACCAATGGCAAAGCGTATATAGAAGTCAGTGCAGACAAAATTGGTAAAGAGTTTATCTACTTTGCACACTCAATGAATGGTGTTATAGAAGCAGGTTATGTAAAAGGTGGATATAGAGACAACTCTATTTTTAAAGTAGAACAGTATTTTGGTAACATCAATTTCCGATTACAAAACACCAATTTTTATTTCGATCCAAACAATGCACTAAGCAAAGTAAAAGATGCCAATATCAATAGTCCTTTGTTTTTATCAGAAAAAATTCTAGCACAAACAGACAATAATTATTTAGTAAGTGCTGATGACCTTTTTTTAAGTGAAACCATTACACAAATCAAACGAGCTTCTTATCCAGGAAGCAGTCCAACCGAATTTAAATTAGGTTCATTAAGTAAAGATAAAACCAACTATATTGCTATCAAAAATTATCCAGAAAATACAGATGTAGCAGTAGAGTATGTGTATCAAAATCCAATGCCATTAAACTATGGTGGCGATGAAGTTACCGATGCAAGATATGTATCTATAAAAATGCAACACAGTATTATTGCAGTTCCAGAAAATAATTATCAACCAAGAAACTCTGATCCAAGAGTAGGTTATTTCGATGATAAAATTACCGACCAAACTACCACAGATGAAATTCCTTACAGAGATCAAATTCATCGTTGGTATTTAGAAAAGAAAGATTCAAATGCAGCTTTATCAGAGCCAGTAAAACCAATTGTTTGGTGGATAGAAAATACTACACCAGAATCATTCCGACCAATTATTAAAGAAGCCGTTTTAGAATGGAATAAATCTTTTGAAAAAGCAGGATTCAAAAATGCAGTAGAAGTATACATTCAACCAGATACAGCTAGTTGGGATGCTGAAGATATAAGATATAATGTTTTAAGATGGACATCATCTCCAAGACCACCGTTTGGTGGCTACGGACCAAGTTTTGTTAATCCAAGAACAGGTCAAATTTTAGGAGCAGACATAATGTTAGAACATATATTTTTAACCAATAGATTAATTTATGAAAAACTGTTCGATTTAACTAGTCAGAATGAAGAAGAACACAATCATAATTATAATCAATATGAATGTATGGCTGGTCAAATTATGAATGAGAATATGGCTACAAGTATGGCAGTATTAACTTCATACGGATTAAGTGATATTGATAAAGACAAATTTTTAAGACAAGCATTAAAAGACTTAATTATGCACGAAGTTGGACATACTATGGGTTTAAGTCATAATTTTATTGCAAGTCAAATGAATACTTTAGAACAAGTTTATAACAAAGATTATAGTACATCAAACGGATTAACAGCTTCTGTTATGGATTATACTGTTCCTAATATTGTTCCAGAAAAAATTGGCAAACAAAGTGTTTATTTTGATGATCAAACTGGTCATTATGATGATTGGGCTATTCAGTATGGTTATACTGTTTACAATTCTCCTGAAGCAGAAAAAATAGGATTGCAACAAATTCTAAGTCAATCTATAAAACCAGAGCATCGTTTTTTTAATGATGGCGATGATATGCGTTCTACAGGAAAAGGTATCGATCCAAGAGTAATGATTTACGACATGAGTGACGATGCAATTAGCTATGCAGCAAACAACACTGAAATGATGAACGATGCCATTGCTAAACTATTAGACATTTATGGAAAAGACACGGCTTCTTATCAACCATTGCGAAATGCATTTTTAATGTTATCATCTAGAGTAAATACAAACATGACTGTAGTTTCAAGATACATTGGTGGTGTTTATATTGATAGATCATTTGCCAACCAAAACTCACCAAATAAACCATACACACCAGTTCCGTTAGCAACTCAAAAGAAAGCAATGAGTACACTAGCAAAATATTTATTTGCACCAGATGCATTTGATTGTCAAGAACCAGTTTTAAATTATATTCAATATCAAAGAAGAGGATATTTAAGAGGTACAAATGAAGATGTAAAACTACACGATAGAATTGCTGGTTATCAAGACAATGTTTTAAATCAGTTATTACATCCAACGGTAACACAAAGAATTGTTGATGCATCTTTGTATGGCGATGAATATAGCATTAATGATATGATGACCGATTTAACCAACGCTATTTTTAGTGCAGATTTAGGTAAAAATGTAAATACCATTCGTCAGAATTTACAAGGACTGTATATAGAAAAATTATTGAGTATTATAGATAAAGACTCGTATTCTTTTCCAGTAAAATCTGCTGCATTTGCACAAGTTAATACCATTGAAAAATGGATGAAAGCAAATACAGGTGGCGATGCATTTACCAAAGGTCATAGAAGTAACTTACTACATATTATTAATGATACTTTAAGTAAATAA
- a CDS encoding peptidylprolyl isomerase, whose protein sequence is MLLIQKDMVVSVNYELKVDKDGEMVVADKSNGNPLVFLHGAGMLLPEFEQNLLGKKVGDSVSFAINPENGYGVQDEKNIVKIPIDSFKDDKGEIDTNHVKVGNVLPMMDNNGNQFQGIVCDVSDEFVVMDFNHPLAGKVLNFTVDVVDVRPATKEELEHGHVHGPGGHHH, encoded by the coding sequence ATGTTGTTAATACAAAAAGACATGGTAGTAAGTGTCAATTACGAATTAAAAGTAGATAAAGACGGCGAAATGGTCGTTGCAGATAAATCAAACGGAAATCCATTGGTTTTCTTACATGGAGCAGGTATGTTATTGCCAGAGTTTGAGCAAAACTTATTAGGTAAAAAAGTAGGCGATTCTGTTTCTTTTGCTATCAATCCAGAAAATGGTTATGGTGTACAAGACGAAAAAAATATTGTAAAAATTCCTATCGATAGTTTTAAAGACGACAAAGGTGAAATAGATACCAACCATGTAAAAGTAGGTAATGTATTACCAATGATGGATAATAATGGCAATCAATTTCAAGGTATTGTTTGCGATGTATCAGACGAGTTTGTGGTAATGGATTTCAATCATCCACTAGCAGGAAAAGTATTAAACTTTACTGTTGATGTAGTAGATGTAAGACCAGCAACTAAAGAAGAATTAGAACACGGACATGTTCATGGACCAGGTGGTCATCATCACTAA